A stretch of DNA from Sander lucioperca isolate FBNREF2018 chromosome 8, SLUC_FBN_1.2, whole genome shotgun sequence:
CCAGAATACAGAACCTACccactttttaaaaaatctgATTACATAGTACAGTCACTGGTGCAACAGTGCTTCTGCAACCCTACCAAGTTAAAAGTCGTTATCTCTACAATGGCTTCATCTCTGACTTTGTTGGCCCTACAGCGCGGCGGAGCCTCGGCTGCTGTGGGAGCGAGTGGAGAAACTGGTTCCTAGACCAACCAGTAACAGTGGCAGCGGAGGCTCCAGTTCCTCCAGCAGCTCCAGTAACTCAAGCTCTAAGCCTGGTTCTCACTGCGGCTCTGGAGAAAGATTCAGGGCCCGCTGTGAGTCCACACACACTTCAAATCCGCACTAAGAAACATACAGGAGGTGGACAATATAACTGAAATGGCACCATAAAAATGTTGTGCTAAGTAAATTCCACTTTAGTTAAGGAGCTACACACTCGGGTGaaaacatgcatacacatttggattttttcatcacttttttagaaTAAACTGAACTTTTCACCTCCACCTCCTTCAGCCTCCTCCAAATCAGAGGGTTCTCCCCTCCAACGGCCAGAGAATGCTGGGAAAAAaccagaggagaggaaggactTGGTCAGGCCAAACAGACCAGCGGTGAGAGTTGACTCAAAGCCGACTAGCCAGTACTGTAGCTCGCTAGCTGGGATAGATCtagaactctgtgtgtgtgtgtatagtcaTGATTACATGATGGTATGACGCTTTGGGTTTGTTTGAAAGCTGGAGTTTGCGTGATGATTTAGCGTGGCCTGATGGGAGATTTTTCTCCTTGTGTGAATGATAATAAACTGGCTCATTTGGACTGTGTCATGTAACCTGCACATCATCCTATAGAGTGAAGTGATAACACTTTGTGAAATGGTTGTTTCATCTTTGGATTGCGCTCACTGGCTGAAGGGTTTTCTTCACTTATCGCTTGCTTTCTCTCCACTGGTCTTTCTGCCTAAGCGGTGGCCATCTTAACTCATGCCTCCTCTAACCTAAGTATACTGTTATACgttttcatctttgcagctctaacaATTGTCTCATTATTCAAATTAATTCACTAACCTTACCTACAGTAGCTTGAAGAGCATCAGCTGTACGATGTTTCGTTCCTCGCTTCATCTCTTGGCTTTGCTGCTCTCACGTTGGCTTCTCATTGGCTGGCGTACCTCTATAACCACTCTTCCTTTCCTGCAGCTTTCTGTTTCcggctttatttttttcaaaggaAGATTAACGGAAATCTTATGACATCCTAGCTAACACCTCGTATATAAAATGCCCAGATGAATGGAAAAAATTCCAACAGAGGGTGAAAAGTAGAAAACCATGAGATAAAATGACATTTGACCCATGTTTTTACCTTTCACCTCCTTTAGGACCTGACGGCTCTGGCCAAAGAGCTACGTGCAGTGGATGACGTTCGCCCCCCAAATAAGGTGACAGATTATTCATCCTCCAGTGGTGAAGATTCAGACACCACTGATGAAGATGACGATGAAGAGGTAGACCAGGAGGCAGGCGAAGAGTCAACCTCTGGCCCGGAGGACTCCAAAGCTGTGTATGTACACAACTTTAACTTCTGGTCTCAAACACACTTGGTATAGACACTGTAACATGAAGCAGTCTGTAACAACAAAATCCATTAGAGAAGGGCAATGGATAATGTCAAATTCCAGTGTGGAACAAGATATAACTAGAAAATGCTTGTGAAaactgaaaagctaaattgctaaagctaaactggattgctggcataATTGCGTAAGAAGTGGGAATGATTTTAATTACCGGTAGTACAaatttcattgaaatgttgaataataccaataatttattaaacaaaagtggaatattttAAGGTTTAAGGttaaggaaaaaagtcatagtatagtttatcaaaaaagggataaaaaagtaacagtatagtatgtcgaaaaaatgataaagtcatagtataatttgtcgaaaaaagtaatgaaaaagatatagtatagtatgtccaaaaactgataaaaaagtcataatatagtatgtcgaaaaaagtcattgtatagaatgttgaaaaagtcattgtatagcatgtcagTATAGTAAATCCAAAAttgtcagagtatagtatgttgaaaaaatcatttaaaaaaaaaaaaggccattaAAAAGtggtatggtatgtcgaaaaaaatcatagtatagtttgtcaaacaaaagtcatagtatgtcaaaaaaagttataaaaagtcatagttatagtatagaatgttgaaaagagtcaaagtatagtatatcgaaaaaagtcatagtatagtatgtctgtaTAGTATGATAAAAAAGTAGCTGGTAGAGCGTTcaccccatgtacagaggctcagtccttgctgcAGCAGCCGTTAGTTcaattccaacctgcggccctttgctgtatgtcattccccctctctatcctctttcatgtctaagctgtcctatcaaataaaggcctaaaatgcaccgaaaaaatcctaaaaacaaaaagtcacagtatagtatgtcgaaaaaagtgatacccaagtcataatataatatgtcaaagaaagccatttaaaagtcaaagtgtagtatgctgagaaaggtcatagtattgcatgttgaaaaaaagtgtcagCCTGAACTGGGTATCGAACCTGGGTCAGAGTGTGCACTGACTACTTGCTGGTTGCCTGTTGGCAGCcatgctaaccactgagccaccaaaGACGTTAAAAACCGttaaaaaatcaattaaaaagtcatattatggtatgtagaaaaaagtcacagtatagtttgtccAAAAACTTAAACAGTCataacacaaaaactgtaaaagatatcaaaaagCTGAATCATTTTCTAATAGCTTAAGGTTTTGTAAATAGTTTAAAGTTTGTATGACGTCTGTAGTTGAAAGTATGTGGGAGCAGTAGCATTTAGAAGTTTAAGAAGCCTGAAGAGGATTTAAAGATTGCTCCATTGACAttcaatgtaaaaagaaaaaagcttaatattttaaaaactataaaTGGTGGAGAAAAGTTGAATACAAGCAAGagatgaacattttgatattttaatggtttttgtagctgaaagtatgcagaagtagTAGGTGACCGAAAATCGTACGGAAGAATCTGAAAACATTACTGTGataatcagcattcacacaattatTTTCTGTCGAAACAGAATGTTTGTGTTGAATagctctccttctctcctgcAGTTCTTCTAGGCTGAGTAATGGTGAAACAGAGTCAGTGAAAACCATGATCGTTCATGATGAAGGCGAGAGCGATGCAGGCTCAACGCCTTGCAAAGACAGCACGCTGATCGTCAGACAGGTActggctgaaaaaaaagaagaaaaaaaaagaaaaaaagacaaacacaccaATCATCTACTACATACTTTAAGTTGTTCAGTTGtgtattttttcatttataCCCCAAGtgttttttccattttgtttgtatgttgtgttgatcatgttctgtttttgtatacattttggCCAGTAGTGAGTACCTCAGTGCTACAAAGGGTAGAAGCGTAGATTGGGTATAAAACCTCAAATAGTTGAATTATGCCTACATAAAGACCAGTAGCTAATTCAATAATGGGGATTTATTACATTGATAAACACTTATTCaggttttgttacatttttaattcatttagACTTTGAAAAGTTATAGCATCACTTACATTTAGTACAAATAAACACCAGAAAATTACCATATTATCTTACAAAATAATTGACTACTAACAAGAGTTTTATTTCCGCCTATAGAGTAGCCACTGTAGTTTGCCCTTTGCTCTAGCTAACACCTTCCCTTCCCCTGAACTCATCAAGAACACATCTAGACCCACAGTCGTCTACCCCTCTTTCTACTTCCAGAGTGCAGGTGACAACAGAAAGCGTCCGAGCCCTGGCCCGGGCCAAGCTCAAACCCCCGGGCTGCTTGCAGGCTTTGTCCCAAGTCCTGGCTCGGTATCGGGCCCAGGCCTTGGCCACCACACCCCCAGcccccatcatcatcatcaccaccaccaccatcacccaCCACAGCACTCGGACAGGAATGGCTTTGCTGGACGCATCCACCACCTCCCAGACCTGATCCAGCAGAGCCACcattcctccccctcctcctctgcatCCAACTCCCCTTCCTCTTCCAGCCTTGCCAGCCCCTCCACCATGTCCCCTCAGAGTCCCCTGGACAAGCTCAGCATCCTCATAGAGGTATGTCCCCCAGCCCCAACGTGGACACCCGCTTGCCATTTCTTGTGTAATCTTGAATAGGAGGAGCAAAGAGAGGTCGAAATCATCATGGCCTGCCATAATTAGGAACAcaggtcttcaacgttttttaaaccaaaggaccccttagctgaaagagagacggatcagggacccctactactaatattgtataaaattaagttgcatattaaactgggtgaagggcagcctaaagcctttatacataccttttttgtgcatagaatactaagctattaaaaaaaaattgtggcatgattttataaataattttctaatgttacacatacatgtggcCCAGTGAATCCTTTAACTGTAGATTGGATTAACTGGATTAACTGTATCtctggatggctaccttagtgactaccttacctaatATATCATAATTTGGCTTTAATTGACTTTGAggaccccttaggggtcccagacccactgttgaagatctctgcagtAGAGTATAAACTAGTTTAGCTAAATACCCGCTAATAAGGTGGCACAAATGTGTAAGTTCAGAGCTTCCCTAACGGCCACATGTAAGCCGCCATCTGCTGGTCACCATTGGCACTGGTGATCCTTCTCTAGCCCTATATGGCCCCTTCACCATttcttgttttgctttgttctcTCTACTGACAAACTTTCTAAAGAGAAATGGTGGTGTTGGTGAATAGCTGCATTTTAAGGATAATTTGGAAGTATGATTGTAGGACAAAGCTGATTGGTTTGCCCTGTGAACACCCCGTTGAGtttattgtatgtatttgtaggtacttaaatttaaaaaaactacaaactTACTTCCAGCTGTAGTCCCTTTGTTTCTCAGTGAGTTTTGTATTTATGATCACAACAGACGTGTTATCTCTGGTTTAGAGCTTTTTCACTAAAGCGTCCTCACAAACGTTCCCCCCAAACATTTTATTCCTTGATGTTGCCTATTTTCAGCAAACGAGTCATATTCTCACATTCCCCAGACAATAGATCATAGCGAACAGGGCAGTTAGGAGCACAACGGCAAGTATGTTTCCCAtggaaatacttttttttttttttactgcatttTTGTTTCCCCCTTTTGTTCGTTTTGCAAACAGCACTCCATATGTTTTACCCTCCAGCATTGGTTTTGCCTTTTTCCTCAGTATTTATAGTTTTACCCTCCAAATTGAATGCCCTTTGTATTTGCATGCAACACATACAGAAGTACCTCAGTTTGCCTGCTTGTTTGACAGCATTATCTTGTtaattgtttacattcatttttatttgtaggCATCCGGTGCTGTAGATACATTTTTGATCTGTAAAAAATAGCACATTCAGAGTTGTGATATTCTGGCTAAATCACTAAATCTTATTTTATCTCACTGTAGAGCCAGTCTAGTAAcaacatgcagaaacacaagtcttcctcctccttcactccgTTCATCGACCCACGCCTCCTTCAAGTCTCTCCATCCACCGGCAGCGCCCTTAACAACATTGGTAAGTCCCGTCCCCCTTTGACTGCTGGGAAAAATCTGATGTGAAAAGGTTCACAGCCACAAGAGTTTTAGGTACTTATTTATAACTTCCATCCCAGGCCTCCATAGGCCTTTCCATCCAAAGTTCCAGCAACTGGAGGAACCAAAAATTCAGGAGCTACGAATTTTAGGAACTACAAAAGGTCCTTTTAGTATGTTTAGCGGCTTTCCATTTGCacctcaggctcaggaacattAAGTTTTAGAAAATCAGAAGTTAATAAAACTAGGACAGTAAGGGTGGGCAACAGCAATAACAGAATTTACCTTCAttattaactttatttattGTTGCTTTAATTCAGTTCTCACACAATATTCAAAGATGCTATCTTAGGACACTTTACATATAGTACAGTAGTGTTGATTGTTGCAAACTGCCCCAGTAGATTGGAGCTGTCACAGCTCTTAAACAAAGCGTTCTTATCAAGGCAGTCCTGTTCCCATCATCCCTCAGAGGATCGGCCATCATCAAGGCCAGATCTTTCCAGCCTTAAGGACTTTGGTATGCTGATCCATTACCTCACCTGATGCAGCTGGTGACCAGCCATTGACCTCTTACGATTGTTCAGTCTGCATTTAATCACTGATTTGATGAGTTTAGATTTTCCTACAGATGTTTTAAGTCCAGCTGGCAACttaagagaggcagagagaagaaTGATCCACTTTCTGACACAGATACCATGATAATATGATGCAATAATataactattattattaataatatgaaGCAATTATTCATAATAATATGTGGCAAACGAAggagatccatccatccacctttCTAATGTTGACCATTTGACTGACCCCCACCCTGCCCGGTAAATTCTACATCCTACACCGTCCTACCTAAGCCCTTCCCTTTGACCTTTTAGGCTACGGGAACGACGCCCGGCTAGCAGAGGCGTTGAGGGCCGACCCATCTCGGAAAGGCTCCGTGGTCAACGTTAACCCGGTCAACACTCGTCCGCAGAGCGACACGCCAGAGATCCGCAAATACAAGAAGAGGTTCAACTCTGAGATCCTGTGTGCTGCACTATGGGGTAAGATATAGATTGCAACGATAAGTTAGTTTTAATTTTTCATCATTATCTAAGGctgctatatatttttttttttttacaggtttAACATATTATATTACCTTTTTTACTACACAACGTGCCAATAATGAAGTCATTTGTAAAAACTATTATATtcaggggcgcctgggtagctcacctggtagagcgtgtgccccatgtacagaggctcagtcctcgccgcagcggctgcaggtttaattctgacctgcggccctttgctccatgtcattcttcctctctcttccctttcatgtctaagatgttctatcaaataaaggcctaaaatgccaacaacaacaaaatctttaaaaaatactaTATTCAATGTCCATCAGAAAAGCTTGAGTGTTTTTCTTAGATGtcatatttaaaaatgtcttcaCCACCTGGTGGCAGCAAAGTCCTGATAAAGCTACATACTGCATCTGGTTGACCACATTGGATAAAGTGTTTCCAGCTGTTTTTCAGTGTTGGTGTTctcctaagtgtgtgtgtgtgtgtgtgtgtgtgtgtgtgtgtgtgtgtaggagtaAACCTGTTGGTGGGGACAGAGAGTGGTCTGATGCTGTTGGATCGCAGCGGTCAGGGGAAAGTCTACCCTCTGATCAACCGACGGCGCTTTCAGCAGATGGACGTCCTGGAGGGACTCAATGTCCTGGTCACTATATCAGGtacccacacacagagacacacacacacaagagcatgcacacacattttaaagatAGGTTTATTACACTTCATGCAGACAAATTAGTCCCACTGGGATGAAGAATAGGTCAATGAgattgagacacacacacagatgctatTACAATGAAAATGTATACAAATCCTGCATGCAGATGCTTGTGCATACAAATAAGTTaattatgaaaatgaaaaacagtttcaCTTCTGTTTATCCTGCTTCGTTAGCTCATAGTGTACTGTGACTGTTTTGTCTGGTCAACTTCTCCTTCTGGCATTTGCACACACgaccacacacacctgcaaataCACACTAAAACCTGGTTCATCTGACGCATTCTCAGACAAATTGTGCGTGTCTGCATCTGTTGTTGCATAAATATgtttacacacgcacacacacacacacacacacacacacttgagttCCAAGATTTCTCAGATTGAAAGTGCATCCACGTTCTTACTTCTCTTTCTCAATTTCACATACAAAGGCTGTGTAGTCAGTGTGTCACAACAGAGATATTTTTGAGCTAAACGGATGTTGAGTAAATCTCAGCTGGTTGAGACCATGATGtgtgtacaatatgtaactctGACACACACTTGAGCTTTCCATGATGGAAGTAAATGCCACAGAGCAACATGCGTCGATTTCCTTTCATGAAACGTGGTTGTGGTGCCGACATGTAAAAAATACGCCACATCCTGACAGCATCTCATCTTTTGTGATCAGATTACTAGGAGACACTCTAAACAAAAGCCTCAACAATAAGATTTAAGGCATCAGTGTCATCAATTTCCTAAAAATGCACAATGTTGTGCACAGTGGCAGTGGTTGCAGGGGACCAGGGGTGGGCTGCCTCAGCTGCACGAAATCCCAATGCAAGAATGCATGAATAAGGGGTACTCTTTTTATGCTCCTATCCTTACAGAATTTCTTTTGACTTGACTGATTGTCAGAAGACACTACCAACAGTGGCGCTAGTTTAGTGCGTGTCCCAATATGTGATTTAGGAATAAGGGGCCAATAGAACAATTCTACAAAAGATTAAAAGGAAGTAGGAAACAACACCAGATTCATTCATGTCAATAGTTGCCTTTTGTAAGAAGGTGTCTTTTCCTGATGCCTTTTGGGTTTAGTAACACATAGATGGATAATGGATGGCTTAATATTACAGTTTCAGATCAAATTCAGTGCTTGAATTCAACCAGTTCTCATCAGTATAAAATACTAGCATGTCATAACCATATATTGTACATTCAagtttcaactgtgaaggtaaTTTACTGGATTTCATTATTGTAGAAAACTTACTTGCACAGttagcttttttttcccccactttGGGATGAACAGTGGTCATACCAGTAAATGTTACATTAAAGCCTAGTGGTTTAGAGCACTGGCACCTTTTTAAATTCCAATTCAAGCTCAAATCTAATTTAATGTCAAAGTTCACTAGCTTAAAGTATATGTGCATAATGTTTAACTAAAACAAAAGTTGGGTAGAAACTAAAGTGTTGAACTTGTTTCATAATGACAGTGGCATGATATGGATAGACTGGTGTAGGCAAGGAGCTCAGATAATTCTTTATTGACTGTACTACTGACTGAAAAGTATTACTTTATGTAAATCTACCAAAGTATCAACAAACTAGTAATCAGACCATTCTTATATCATCCTACCGCTCAACAAAGCAAATCTCTTTTCTTTATTATATGGAATTATACACATAGTAAAAAGAGGGACAGCTGGCCATTTGTTTTTCAgtctatatgtatgtgtgcatacgcgcacacgcgcgcacacgcgcacacacacacacacacacacacacacacacacacacacacacttgcagtgTTCCTTTGCATGTTGTTCTGTCCCAACTTGACCCACAACTTCCTCGAAATGTTGCAAAACACTGCAGACATACAGCATGGAGGAGAAAAATCCCACCACAGTGTCTTCgaatatattaaatgtattatttctaGACTGATTTTAGCAGCAGTAAAGATGAGAATGCAATCATTCAGAcatatgttaaataaaaaattgagAATCATTGCAGACTACAGTAGAACAAAATCTCAGCCAGCACTCAGCCCAGCCAATAAGGACATTCTAAGTTGCTTTTAGGGTTACTTTGAATAGTCAAAGTCTAAAGAGGCCAAAACTCCTGCAACACTTGTAGTATAAAGAACAACTTTATTGAGAAACCAACGCGTTTCGGTTTGCAGCCTTTATCAGGTTATGCGCAGACTGACCATATCCACATTAGCACATTAAAATCACAAATGCAAACGTGTTAATAGCAAATACAGGATTTAGGAGAGAATTTATTTTTGAATTTTAGAGAAAAACCAACAGCACATACATTTTTTGTGCCTCTTTGTTAAGAAGTTTGTTGATAAAGTAgatattaaagcaacactagagaacttttcccacttcggtcccccctacaggttgtctcattcgatctggcaaacttgcataatgtaatgtaatggacaattccgcttccaacctgtagggggaccgaagcgggaaaagttctctagtgttgctttaactcgATTTCACCTCTCTCAATCTACGACAGGTAAGAAGAACAAGCTCCGTGTGTACTACCTGTCCTGGCTGAGGAACAAGATCCTGCACAATGACCCTGAGGTGGAGAAGAAACAGGGTTGGACCACCGTAGGAGACCTGGAGGGCTGTGTCCACTACAATGTTGGTAGGTCACATACTCACAGCCTGTTAATAAACAGCAATATTATAGGAATTTTGATTTATGAGCACATATAATGCAAATGGTGACTTGGATGAAGGCCTGATATGGTTATGTTTGGGCATCCCTGTGGCCTAAGATGCATACCATTATTGGCAACCTCCTGGTTCAGTTCTGGCTAAGAATCTTTCTTTCATGTCATGtccccttctctttcttttccatttcttctgtctgtctctgctgttAACTATCAAATGAAGGCAATCATTTTAAGCATTAAGCCTTGAGAGGGTTCAGtttatgtttattgtttaaCCGTTGTCTTTATCATTCATCACTAATCCAtctgattgtttttattttgaaatgtcgaCTTTTTAGCTTGAAAACAATGGTATCTGCTCAGCTAACTGTCCCTGCTTTGTTATGAGTGCATGTTTCCCATCAGAATTAAACCCAGTTACATCTGAATTCAAATGGGGGACTCTTTAAGTTTACAAACTTTACAAACTCAGTGTAGATACAAGAGTGAGTGCAAGCGTACTAGACATGCATGCCACAGATAATGGATGGAATTAAAGTCTAGGAAGGAAAGTCCTTGATTAAGTAATATTGCGGTAAGGATGACCGAGGAGACCTCTCTAAAGTTCAGAATGTCCTAATGGTAGTACCACTGAGCAAAGACCAGCACTTCCTGTTGGAAATCCCTCAACATTGATCAGAGCTGTCAATCGGGAAATCCATTTCCATTTGTATTTCCATCGATTTCTTGTCAGATTAAAAAATTTTGAATCACAGCTGGCAGAGTTTGAACAACACTTGTGGAAAGTACAGGACATtccaaagaaaaaaattatCTGTGAAAACTCTGCACACTTTTCTGTGACTGTCACTCACTGATAGCTCTTGGTTGAGTTTTACTGCACATTAGAAATACTAAACTCTTCAATTATAACTTCTTCAATTAAATGATTCTCAAAACTCGCTCTTGTACAGATGTTTGGTCAAGGTGGAGCAATGTAGGGACTTTTTGAAATCGAAGATACATTTTCAGATACACAAAAGTTCTAAATGGCAATTAGTTGAACCCTTTCTTTTCCTTTAAATCCTCTCATATTAACAGTGTACAGTAAATTAATCATTGATACCCGAACAAACCAACCATTTACAGTAGTGTGCAGCTGATGCTGGTTTACGATCCTGATGCCAATTATACTCTTTTGTGTTCtaatattttgttttgatttttgttCCCCAGTGAAATATGAGAGGATCAAATTCTTAGTTCTGGCTTTGAAGAACTCAGTGGAGGTCTATGCCTGGGCACCCAAGCCTTACCACAAGTTCATGGCCTTCAAGGTGAGTCAATCAACTGGCGTAGCTTGTTAGCTGAGGCATGTATGAACTTATCCTTtgttgttaaaggacaattccggcgtaaaatgaacctaggggttaataacatatgtgtgcctagtcgaacgttctctgggacatgttttcatgctaatcgaatgcgtcgCTAGCTTTTAACAAGCTACCGCAGAACCGGTGGTTAGCCGCTAACACTAGCTTTCTGGGCAtggggtaaatcactattttataccactaacaaggctcaaaatagtaccacacttccacggtagcataataagggtccctacatgcaaactgaagcattgagaactttataagtgtacagacagttaattaaaaagatagattataaagacagtagcatttgttttttgcatttggccgccatcttggaaaacagtcatgagcagtcgaatcacgaacgccgtgcaaccagtaacatagctcaaacacagcgtccGTGGTTGGTAAAAGCTAGAGACACacttgattagcatgaaaacagatcccagagaacgttcgactaggcacacatatgttattaacccctaggttcattttacgcCGGAATTGTCCGTTAATGATGACAAACAGTTTTACATCTCTAAAGTTGTTTCAGTGAATTTAAACTTTATTGTGTGTGCGATGTATTTCCACTTGAATCTATGTATTTTCTTTGTGCTGTTTTATTATCCAGAATGCATGTTGAAGCCAAGGTTTAAAATGGGTCAACAATTAAATTCACAGTTGCATTATTCATGTGTTGATTAAACTACAGAATAATAGAAAAACTGTTAGTACAGCTTGCTGTCAACATTGATAACCTCCGCCCTGGCAAATATTTACTAATATGATGCTCAAGCTTCTGCTGGCTGGCTAAACGAGAGGGAGAAAAACTGTTTTTCTGACCTTTGTGCTTTAGTCTTTCGGTGACCTGGTGCACAAGCCCCTGCTGGTGGACCtgactgtggaggagggtcagAGGTTAAAGGTTATCTACGGCTCATCTTCAGGCTTCCACGCGGTGGATGTCGACTCTGGGGCTGTCTATGACATCTACCTGCCTACACACGTAAGAACATGCGTGCATAATATCTCACGTGCATGTTTGCTGGTGCCTCAAATGATATTTCAGTTCTTTAATGGCAAGATTTTGTCAAGTTTCTCAGACAGACAATTTAATTTTCACTGTTACTATATTTTTCAGGGCCTGAATTACGAACTTTGAGTTTCCAGTAGGGCTtttatcgttatcgcgatatcaacttgcgcaataaacacatcgtgaAAGACACTTAGAGATAAGAgagtatcagtagaaaactacaATTCTCATTCTTTTTTAATGGTGCTTTTCATGTTCAATcaaatgaattttttttttttttttggtttttcaaATTTAACAAGCAATTTGCtgtattttagaagaatactgaaagcagcagaaatccAGAACTGAGTATACTTTAATATCCATTTATCACGagcgatattcaacaactttATTGCATAtagcatattttcctcatttcGTGCAGCACTGAATTATGAACTTTTTTAAGTTTCCAGgcattaattaatataaattcAACATTTTGAAAAGATGTATTTTCAGTTATCTTGTGTATTGCTCTGCTGCTGTAGTTGATCATAGATGCCAACGGTGCAGTTAAATCATTTTCTAAAATGGTCTCAAAGAAAGTCCTCAGCAAACACCATGTTGGTGTTATGTGTCCCTGCAGATCCAGACCAGTATTCAGTCTCACGCCATCATCATCTTGCCCAACACTGACGGCATCGAGCTGCTGGTGTGCTACGAGGACGAGGGTGTTTACGTGAACACCTATGGACGCATCACCAAGGATGTAGTGCTGCAGTGGGGGGAGATGCCAACCTCAGTGGGTGAGTCAGGGGCAAAAGTTATACTAACACATAGCTTACAGTTTTTCTTCAAACATTTGTCTATGCATCACAACTCCCTAAAATAAAGTAATGTCTACTTGCCAACCCTCTTCACATCTCGCATGCAACATATCAATCAGTTCCAAAAAGGTTAACTAATTTAGCATTTcaggaaacaaaaagaaagataaGAAAAGGAAGAGGAAAAATACTAATTAgtcctgtgtttttcttttt
This window harbors:
- the LOC116062943 gene encoding mitogen-activated protein kinase kinase kinase kinase 4-like isoform X9, whose amino-acid sequence is MANESPAKSLVDIDLASLRDPAGIFELVEVVGNGTYGQVYKGRHVKTGQLAAIKVMDVTEDEEEEIKLEINMLKKYSHHRNIATYYGAFIKKSPPGHDDQLWLVMEFCGAGSITDLVKNTKGNTLKEDWIAYISREILRGLAHLHAHHVIHRDIKGQNVLLTENAEVKLVDFGVSAQLDRTVGRRNTFIGTPYWMAPEVIACDENPDATYDYRSDLWSCGITAIEMAEGAPPLCDMHPMRALFLIPRNPPPRLKSKKWSKKFFSFIEGCLVKNYTQRPPTEQLLKHPFIRDQPNERQVRIQLKDHIDRTKKKRGEKDETEYEYSGSEEEEEEASEQEGEPSSIVNVPGESTLRRDFIRLQQENKERSEALRRQQLLQEQQLREQEEYKRQLLAERQKRIEQQKEQRRRLEEQQRREREMRRQQEREQRRREQEEKRRVEEMERRRKEEEERRRAEEEKRRADREQEYIRRQLEEEQRHLEILQQQLLHEQAMLLADERYRKNIQGSPQAAQTKPQQPPVPPRSESSYPNGNSASEAPAMHPPVMHPPAMHRPVEPQVPVRTTSRSPVLSRRDSPHHHGNASHGSHAVHRPSASAAEPRLLWERVEKLVPRPTSNSGSGGSSSSSSSSNSSSKPGSHCGSGERFRARSSSKSEGSPLQRPENAGKKPEERKDLVRPNRPADLTALAKELRAVDDVRPPNKVTDYSSSSGEDSDTTDEDDDEEVDQEAGEESTSGPEDSKAVSSRLSNGETESVKTMIVHDEGESDAGSTPCKDSTLIVRQSSHCSLPFALANTFPSPELIKNTSRPTVVYPSFYFQSAGDNRKRPSPGPGQAQTPGLLAGFVPSPGSVSGPGLGHHTPSPHHHHHHHHHHPPQHSDRNGFAGRIHHLPDLIQQSHHSSPSSSASNSPSSSSLASPSTMSPQSPLDKLSILIESQSSNNMQKHKSSSSFTPFIDPRLLQVSPSTGSALNNIALPFDLLGYGNDARLAEALRADPSRKGSVVNVNPVNTRPQSDTPEIRKYKKRFNSEILCAALWGVNLLVGTESGLMLLDRSGQGKVYPLINRRRFQQMDVLEGLNVLVTISGKKNKLRVYYLSWLRNKILHNDPEVEKKQGWTTVGDLEGCVHYNVVKYERIKFLVLALKNSVEVYAWAPKPYHKFMAFKSFGDLVHKPLLVDLTVEEGQRLKVIYGSSSGFHAVDVDSGAVYDIYLPTHIQTSIQSHAIIILPNTDGIELLVCYEDEGVYVNTYGRITKDVVLQWGEMPTSVAYIRSNQIMGWGEKAIEIRSVETGHLDGVFMHKRAQRLKFLCERNDKVFFASVRSGGSSQVYFMTLGRSNLLSW